Proteins encoded within one genomic window of Schaalia sp. HMT-172:
- a CDS encoding FHA domain-containing protein — protein sequence MTSSSPGLVPVPASPGKRVAALFVDVVGAALIAFVASSLSHGNIMVIVTILLEYAAVQAIMIAIRGRSIGCTLTGVVLVSAGSSMMSPSLGRSFGYVLVTTLSAIVLPVPFVSVFLGGERGSWMASLCSLECLTFAPRDEYAEASAPVSPYSSARSRGTGGYTNFGSVTAAPSVESSMTRESQDAAQPRFAAPQDAAPRPVRAMPQAPGRPITPAVPAQPAAPAAPAQASPYTAPARPQGAPLAPPTRQRPAQPAAPAAPAQASSRTAPARPQGAPATPPTRQRPVAAPPQGAPRSAPRPAAAKPAAGPSTNGPHTGLLLDTGQSIPVDRTIVLGRAPSPVSPGDVPIPVDDQTRSLSRTHVRITPTASGISIVDMNSANGTRARTPNGRTHTLVPGQPLELPLNSQLLLGERLISVVDLRQRR from the coding sequence ATGACGTCCTCTTCACCAGGCCTGGTCCCCGTCCCCGCGTCGCCCGGGAAGCGCGTCGCCGCGCTGTTCGTCGACGTCGTGGGCGCCGCGCTGATTGCGTTCGTCGCTTCCAGCTTGTCGCACGGAAACATCATGGTCATCGTCACGATCCTGTTGGAATACGCGGCGGTCCAAGCGATCATGATCGCGATCCGCGGACGCTCGATCGGCTGCACCCTGACGGGGGTGGTGCTCGTGAGCGCCGGATCTTCCATGATGTCGCCTTCCCTGGGCCGCTCCTTCGGGTATGTTCTGGTGACGACGCTGTCCGCGATCGTCCTGCCCGTCCCCTTCGTGTCGGTGTTTCTGGGGGGCGAGCGCGGCTCCTGGATGGCTTCTCTCTGTTCCCTCGAATGCTTGACGTTCGCTCCTCGCGATGAGTACGCCGAGGCCTCGGCCCCCGTGAGTCCGTACAGCAGCGCGCGCTCGCGCGGCACCGGCGGATACACCAACTTCGGGTCCGTCACGGCTGCCCCTTCTGTCGAGTCCAGCATGACGCGCGAATCGCAGGATGCGGCGCAGCCTCGCTTCGCGGCCCCGCAGGATGCGGCCCCCAGGCCGGTGCGCGCCATGCCCCAGGCTCCGGGCCGCCCGATTACGCCGGCGGTACCCGCCCAGCCGGCCGCGCCCGCGGCGCCCGCACAGGCCTCGCCGTACACTGCCCCCGCCCGCCCTCAGGGCGCTCCCCTGGCACCCCCGACGCGCCAGCGCCCCGCCCAGCCGGCCGCGCCCGCGGCGCCCGCTCAGGCCTCGTCGCGCACCGCCCCGGCCCGACCTCAGGGCGCTCCCGCGACGCCCCCGACGCGCCAGCGCCCCGTCGCCGCGCCGCCGCAGGGAGCCCCCCGTTCGGCGCCCCGCCCTGCCGCCGCTAAGCCGGCCGCCGGCCCGAGCACGAACGGGCCGCACACCGGCCTGCTGCTGGACACCGGCCAGTCGATTCCGGTAGACCGGACAATCGTGCTGGGACGCGCCCCCTCGCCCGTGTCGCCCGGCGACGTGCCCATCCCCGTCGACGATCAGACGCGTTCCCTGTCGCGCACCCACGTGCGGATCACGCCGACCGCCAGCGGCATTTCCATCGTTGACATGAACTCGGCGAACGGGACGCGCGCCCGCACGCCCAACGGGCGCACCCACACGCTGGTGCCCGGCCAGCCCCTGGAACTGCCGTTGAACAGCCAGCTGCTGCTCGGCGAGCGCCTGATTTCCGTTGTCGACCTGCGCCAGCGTCGCTGA
- a CDS encoding type VII secretion protein EccC produces the protein MADSEDLLEGVPEMPEGKIPIQAPPNQAEAAGIGNVLAMVIPMMGSMGVMVFMAISQATSGDGQAKNPTMMMMAGGMVFAMVAMVGFNVYRQVSQHRQKVKTLRGEYLSYLAETRQTVRNVADRQRAFVNWALPAPEALVAIADQGERVWEREPGIEMLNARVGVSEQGLSMELIAPDLPPMATPDIVCLSAMTRFIETHRNLDSVAFGIPLEDYSHIELAGRHEDAIGVARLIMTHLATFVSPTYLRIAVLCSSERLAEWDWVKWLPHAGSTVESDAVGPARMVVTEVADLLDLLGPDIVDRPGFSPRDDLTPWPHVLLVCDGAELPATTQLGSPEGAVGVTVINLHDKWGALTSPSTVRLLIHPAVKGENRGALEVNLFSHQAIVGEWEHVGQAQAESIARRLTPFAAQDKSKDTDAPVGRSDVKRTVDLMELLHLGDIRDFDPEKAWVRREGRNRLRVPFGVTPEGIPVLIDIKEAAQQGMGPHGLLIGATGSGKSEVLRTLVLALALTHSPEQLNLVLVDFKGGATFAGMSSLPHVSAMISNLESELSLVDRMQDALKGEMVRRQEVLRDAGNYANVTDYEADRMAGKHNFPPMPALFLILDEFSELLTAKPEFADLFVAIGRLGRSLSIHLLLASQRLETSRMKGLESHLSYRVGLKTFSASESREVLGVPDAYELPSLPGSGYLMPGTDELIRFRASYVAAPPPPRTVSSTQAATAGTPDRQIKVLPFTLAPVLTRDEPDNAPASTGQAMVLPEDAQWADMTEMDIAVAKMAGKGMPAHQVWLPPLEEPDTFDQLMPDLAPVEGLGFVSMQWRERGTLVFPMGTKDLPLEQRRDVLTFDLSGAAGNFAVVGGPLTGKSMVLRSFVMSLSLIYTPQEVQFYIIDLGGGTFASFVDAPHVAGVATRDTHEILTRMIAEIRGIIEDRERYFRDNKIDSIETYRRGRAEGRYDDGYGDVFLVIDNWASLKADFDDLDMTIGMMLSRALTFGVHLVTSTSRWSDFRMQVADMLGSKLELKIGDFRDSEIDRNIQKQIPNARPGRGVEVTKHHVLIGLPRADGEPDPTTVTEGIGRTLEMIRAALPAGPGPKLRLLPTRITADEIAQLPGALAPAEGPAPALMLGVEESRLGPYRLDPNVEQHLYLFGDSKSGKTTFLRSLAKEIMARNTPEQAKIVSVDLRRASLGLVPSEYSAGYLTRIEDVASDIRELAEFLKMRLPGDDVTAEQLTNRSWWKGPEVWILVDDYDLVVTSEGNPLMPLQPLLSQAGDVGLHLVITRRMGGVSRALYERILQTLIDLGTTGILLSGNPDEGQVIGRVKPVRAEPGRAIVVSRDAGVFRAQLAYSDPVR, from the coding sequence ATGGCTGACTCTGAGGATCTCTTGGAGGGCGTACCGGAGATGCCGGAGGGGAAGATCCCCATCCAGGCGCCGCCGAACCAGGCGGAGGCCGCCGGCATCGGTAACGTGCTCGCCATGGTGATCCCCATGATGGGGTCGATGGGCGTCATGGTGTTCATGGCGATCTCTCAGGCGACCTCCGGGGACGGCCAAGCCAAGAACCCCACCATGATGATGATGGCCGGCGGCATGGTCTTCGCGATGGTCGCCATGGTCGGCTTCAACGTCTACCGCCAGGTTTCCCAGCACCGCCAGAAGGTCAAGACTCTGCGCGGCGAATACCTGTCCTACCTGGCCGAAACCCGCCAGACGGTTCGTAACGTCGCCGACCGTCAGAGGGCGTTCGTGAACTGGGCTCTCCCCGCGCCCGAGGCCCTGGTGGCGATCGCGGATCAGGGCGAGCGCGTGTGGGAACGCGAGCCGGGTATCGAGATGCTCAACGCCCGCGTCGGCGTGTCCGAGCAGGGCCTGTCGATGGAGCTCATCGCCCCCGACCTGCCCCCCATGGCCACCCCCGACATCGTCTGCCTGTCCGCGATGACCCGCTTCATCGAGACGCACCGCAACCTCGACTCCGTCGCCTTCGGCATTCCCCTTGAGGACTATTCGCACATCGAGCTGGCCGGCCGCCACGAGGACGCGATCGGTGTCGCGCGGCTCATTATGACGCACCTGGCGACCTTCGTGAGCCCCACCTACCTGCGTATCGCGGTCCTGTGCTCGTCGGAGCGCCTCGCCGAATGGGACTGGGTCAAGTGGCTTCCCCACGCCGGCTCCACCGTCGAATCCGACGCTGTGGGTCCCGCCCGCATGGTCGTCACCGAGGTCGCGGACCTGCTCGACCTCCTCGGCCCCGACATCGTCGATCGCCCCGGCTTCTCCCCGCGCGACGACCTCACCCCGTGGCCGCACGTGCTCCTCGTGTGCGACGGAGCGGAGCTGCCCGCCACGACCCAGCTCGGCTCCCCGGAGGGTGCCGTCGGCGTCACCGTCATCAACCTCCATGACAAGTGGGGGGCCCTGACCAGCCCCTCGACCGTGCGACTGCTCATCCATCCTGCTGTCAAGGGCGAGAACCGGGGTGCCCTCGAAGTCAACCTGTTCAGCCACCAGGCCATCGTCGGCGAATGGGAACACGTTGGGCAGGCGCAGGCCGAGTCCATCGCCCGGCGCCTCACCCCCTTCGCCGCGCAAGACAAGAGCAAGGACACCGACGCGCCGGTGGGGCGCTCCGACGTCAAGCGCACCGTCGACCTCATGGAACTCCTCCACCTCGGCGATATCCGCGACTTCGACCCCGAGAAGGCGTGGGTGCGACGCGAAGGCAGGAACCGCCTGCGCGTCCCCTTCGGCGTCACCCCCGAAGGTATCCCGGTCCTCATCGACATCAAGGAAGCCGCCCAGCAGGGCATGGGCCCGCACGGCCTGCTCATTGGTGCGACCGGTTCGGGTAAATCAGAGGTGCTGCGCACCCTCGTCCTCGCCCTCGCGCTGACGCACTCGCCGGAGCAGCTCAACCTGGTCCTCGTCGACTTCAAGGGCGGCGCGACCTTCGCGGGCATGTCGAGCCTGCCCCACGTGTCGGCCATGATCTCCAACCTCGAGTCCGAGCTCTCCCTCGTGGACCGCATGCAGGACGCCCTCAAGGGCGAAATGGTGCGCCGCCAGGAAGTCCTGCGCGACGCCGGCAACTACGCGAACGTCACGGATTACGAGGCCGACCGCATGGCGGGTAAGCACAACTTCCCCCCGATGCCCGCCCTTTTCCTGATCCTCGACGAGTTCTCCGAGCTCCTCACCGCCAAGCCCGAATTCGCGGACCTCTTCGTCGCGATCGGTCGTCTGGGCCGTTCGCTGTCCATCCACCTGCTCCTCGCCTCGCAGAGGCTCGAGACGTCCAGGATGAAGGGCCTGGAGTCCCACCTGTCCTACCGCGTGGGCCTCAAGACCTTCTCCGCCAGCGAATCCCGCGAAGTCCTGGGCGTCCCCGACGCCTACGAGCTCCCCTCCCTGCCCGGCTCCGGCTACCTGATGCCCGGCACCGACGAGCTCATCCGATTCCGCGCCTCCTACGTCGCGGCACCCCCGCCCCCGCGTACCGTCTCCTCGACGCAGGCCGCCACGGCGGGCACCCCCGACCGTCAGATCAAGGTCCTGCCCTTCACCCTGGCCCCCGTCCTGACACGCGACGAGCCCGACAACGCCCCCGCCTCGACCGGTCAGGCCATGGTTCTGCCCGAGGACGCCCAGTGGGCGGACATGACCGAGATGGACATCGCGGTCGCGAAGATGGCCGGCAAGGGCATGCCCGCCCACCAGGTGTGGCTACCCCCGCTCGAAGAGCCCGACACCTTCGACCAGCTCATGCCCGACCTCGCCCCGGTCGAGGGCCTCGGCTTCGTGTCCATGCAGTGGCGCGAGCGCGGCACCCTCGTCTTCCCGATGGGCACCAAGGACCTCCCGCTCGAGCAGCGCCGCGACGTCCTCACCTTCGACCTGTCTGGCGCCGCCGGTAACTTCGCGGTCGTCGGCGGCCCGCTCACCGGTAAGTCGATGGTGCTCAGGTCCTTCGTCATGTCCCTGTCGCTCATCTACACGCCGCAGGAAGTCCAGTTCTACATCATCGACCTCGGCGGCGGTACCTTCGCGTCCTTCGTCGATGCGCCCCACGTCGCGGGCGTCGCGACGCGCGACACGCACGAGATCCTCACGCGAATGATCGCCGAAATCCGCGGCATCATCGAGGATCGCGAGCGGTACTTCCGCGACAACAAGATCGACTCCATCGAAACGTACCGTCGCGGTCGCGCCGAAGGACGCTACGACGACGGATACGGCGACGTCTTCCTCGTCATCGACAACTGGGCCTCTCTGAAGGCCGACTTCGACGACCTCGACATGACGATCGGCATGATGCTGAGCCGCGCCCTGACCTTCGGCGTCCACCTCGTGACGTCCACGTCCCGCTGGAGCGACTTCCGCATGCAGGTCGCCGACATGCTCGGCTCGAAGCTCGAGCTCAAGATCGGTGACTTCCGAGACTCGGAGATCGACCGCAACATCCAGAAGCAGATCCCGAACGCGCGCCCCGGCCGCGGCGTTGAGGTCACGAAGCATCACGTCCTCATCGGCCTGCCTCGCGCCGACGGCGAACCGGATCCGACGACCGTCACCGAAGGCATCGGGCGCACGCTCGAAATGATCCGCGCGGCCCTGCCCGCCGGCCCCGGCCCCAAGCTGCGCCTGCTCCCGACCCGCATCACGGCCGACGAGATCGCGCAGCTGCCCGGCGCGCTCGCCCCGGCGGAAGGCCCCGCTCCCGCGCTCATGCTCGGCGTCGAAGAATCGCGCCTGGGCCCCTACCGCCTCGACCCCAACGTCGAACAGCACCTCTACCTGTTTGGCGACTCGAAGTCCGGCAAGACCACCTTCCTGCGCTCCCTCGCGAAGGAAATCATGGCGCGCAACACCCCCGAGCAGGCCAAGATCGTCTCCGTCGACCTGCGCAGGGCCTCGCTGGGCCTCGTGCCCTCCGAGTACTCGGCCGGCTACCTCACACGCATCGAGGACGTCGCCAGCGACATCCGCGAGCTCGCCGAGTTCCTCAAGATGCGACTGCCCGGCGACGACGTGACCGCCGAGCAGCTCACCAACCGCTCCTGGTGGAAGGGCCCCGAGGTCTGGATCCTCGTCGACGACTACGACCTGGTCGTCACCTCCGAAGGCAATCCGCTGATGCCCCTCCAGCCGCTCCTCTCCCAGGCGGGTGACGTTGGCCTCCATTTGGTCATCACGAGGCGCATGGGCGGCGTGTCGCGTGCCCTCTACGAGCGCATCCTCCAGACGCTCATCGACCTGGGCACGACAGGCATCCTGTTGTCCGGTAACCCTGACGAGGGTCAGGTTATCGGCCGCGTGAAGCCGGTCCGCGCAGAGCCCGGTCGAGCGATCGTCGTCTCGCGCGACGCGGGCGTCTTCCGGGCCCAGCTGGCCTACTCGGATCCCGTCCGCTAG
- a CDS encoding PP2C family serine/threonine-protein phosphatase codes for MALGEHAERPALRWGASTDIGPVRAENEDSWLAVSPVFAVADGMGGHLGGAQASSRAVITLQEFLSPGRLGNRPVDLVDLSVAIDAAATSVAALAPADNPMSAPGTTLSGLMVLRTTEGPYWLSFNVGDSRAYVVGGGGIRQLTHDHSALQEARDLAATSGAPRVIPPANVVTKALGAGQSGSVKADYTIMPLEEGDRAVICTDGVHGVLQDAQIHAIVAVGDGPQGSADALVQASLETGTRDNTTAVVVYAGTESRVTLTSNVLNRMIQPVRPASIQTARRVPRREGSN; via the coding sequence ATGGCTCTGGGTGAACATGCGGAGCGCCCCGCCCTTCGGTGGGGCGCGTCGACTGATATCGGTCCGGTCCGCGCAGAAAACGAGGACTCCTGGCTGGCGGTCTCGCCCGTCTTCGCGGTCGCCGATGGAATGGGCGGCCACCTCGGCGGCGCCCAGGCCTCGTCCCGGGCCGTCATCACGCTCCAGGAGTTCCTGAGCCCCGGTCGGCTCGGCAACCGGCCCGTCGACCTCGTCGATCTCTCCGTCGCCATCGACGCCGCCGCCACCTCGGTCGCGGCTCTCGCACCCGCCGACAACCCGATGAGCGCCCCGGGAACCACCCTGTCCGGCCTCATGGTTCTGCGCACCACCGAGGGGCCCTACTGGCTGTCCTTCAACGTCGGCGACTCGCGCGCCTACGTCGTGGGAGGCGGCGGCATCCGCCAGCTCACCCACGACCACTCCGCCCTGCAGGAGGCGCGCGACCTCGCGGCCACCTCCGGCGCGCCCCGCGTCATCCCTCCCGCCAACGTTGTCACCAAGGCGCTGGGTGCCGGACAGTCAGGAAGTGTGAAAGCCGACTACACGATCATGCCGCTCGAAGAAGGCGACCGTGCGGTCATCTGTACAGACGGGGTGCACGGCGTCCTCCAAGACGCGCAGATTCACGCCATTGTCGCCGTCGGTGACGGCCCGCAGGGGAGCGCCGACGCACTCGTTCAGGCCAGCCTCGAGACCGGAACTCGTGACAATACGACGGCCGTTGTAGTTTACGCAGGAACCGAATCACGAGTAACATTGACATCGAATGTCCTGAATCGCATGATTCAACCAGTACGTCCGGCGTCGATCCAGACCGCACGCCGGGTCCCTCGTAGAGAAGGCAGTAACTGA
- a CDS encoding FHA domain-containing protein — translation MLQIGRFLCRGQGAMLVTGPLGAALVPLDFADSAADVVWGRADTQAWLSHVQAERGDVLLLDCAGEQPYLTVLGNIQLRMRAAGQITEQVWTDPIWAWPFNPGEWQTFEATIIEGDEVTWMVPAADRVEAAEIRIGRALDEVEALASMPVDTMGFLINPDIPDHERRARREAREELPEPSLHTSSVDLAAVEAQFLAATSNGPVSLTPSTRAATHSGDEAAKAPAETLTEEAPEPVEETTERDAEQPSGELYVVADAEEPPVDTAESAERAGGFGESGAPASSEAEKQPAAEPEPEMAPEPPAAPEAMSAEGLADLGAETDTEATILRLAPVNSGPAAPVAFLIHGGTVPVEVSRDVVIGRDPDARALTGRPVATVLRVPSPATEISRSHCAVMMTTPGSWALMDLGSANGTVLRHADGSFQDVTPMVTIALNDGDLIDVGEGTTIEFRVR, via the coding sequence ATGCTTCAGATTGGACGCTTCCTGTGCCGCGGACAGGGCGCGATGCTCGTCACCGGACCGCTCGGTGCGGCGTTGGTTCCGCTGGACTTCGCGGACTCCGCCGCCGACGTCGTGTGGGGCCGTGCCGACACGCAGGCGTGGCTCTCCCATGTGCAGGCCGAGCGGGGCGACGTCCTGCTGCTCGACTGCGCGGGCGAGCAGCCCTACCTGACGGTCCTCGGCAACATCCAGTTGCGCATGCGCGCCGCCGGGCAAATCACCGAGCAGGTGTGGACCGACCCGATCTGGGCCTGGCCCTTCAACCCCGGCGAGTGGCAGACCTTCGAGGCGACCATCATCGAAGGCGACGAGGTCACGTGGATGGTTCCCGCCGCCGACCGTGTCGAGGCCGCCGAGATTCGCATCGGTCGCGCCCTGGACGAGGTCGAGGCCCTGGCCTCCATGCCCGTCGACACGATGGGCTTCCTCATCAACCCCGACATTCCCGACCACGAGCGCCGCGCCCGCCGCGAGGCCCGCGAGGAGCTGCCCGAGCCGTCGCTGCACACCTCCTCCGTCGACCTGGCGGCCGTCGAGGCCCAGTTCCTCGCGGCCACCAGCAACGGCCCCGTGTCCCTGACCCCCTCCACTCGGGCCGCGACCCACTCCGGGGACGAGGCCGCGAAGGCTCCCGCGGAAACCCTCACGGAGGAAGCTCCCGAGCCGGTTGAGGAGACCACCGAGCGGGACGCCGAGCAGCCCTCGGGCGAACTCTACGTTGTCGCCGACGCGGAAGAGCCGCCGGTTGACACCGCCGAGTCCGCCGAGCGCGCGGGTGGCTTCGGCGAGTCCGGCGCCCCGGCCTCGTCCGAGGCTGAGAAGCAGCCCGCGGCCGAGCCCGAACCCGAGATGGCACCCGAGCCGCCCGCCGCCCCCGAGGCGATGAGCGCCGAGGGCCTGGCTGACCTGGGTGCCGAGACGGACACTGAGGCCACGATCCTGCGCCTCGCCCCCGTCAACTCCGGGCCCGCCGCGCCCGTCGCTTTCCTCATCCACGGCGGCACCGTGCCCGTCGAGGTGTCCCGCGACGTCGTCATCGGCCGCGACCCCGACGCGCGCGCCCTCACCGGCCGCCCCGTTGCCACCGTGCTGCGCGTCCCCAGCCCGGCCACCGAGATCTCGCGTTCCCACTGCGCCGTCATGATGACGACGCCCGGCTCGTGGGCCCTCATGGACCTGGGCAGCGCCAACGGCACGGTCCTGCGCCACGCGGACGGCTCCTTCCAGGACGTCACCCCCATGGTGACGATCGCCCTGAACGACGGCGACCTCATCGACGTCGGCGAGGGAACCACCATCGAGTTCCGCGTGCGCTGA
- the ppdK gene encoding pyruvate, phosphate dikinase, with protein sequence MVKYVYDFSEGDKSMKDLLGGKGANLAEMTKLGLPVPPGFTITTEACRAYLKESTVPESLATEVTRALRGVEDQMGRHLGDPTDPLLVSVRSGAKFSMPGMMETVLNIGLNDESVLGLAAVSGNERFAWDSYRRLIQMFGKTVLDIDGDLFSDALDALKAERGVKGDTELTAEDLKGLVDTFKGIVKEQTGNDFPQDPRTQMDMGIEAVFRSWNTERARIYRRRERIPHDLGTAVNICTMVFGNMGENSGTGVCFTRDPSSGHSGVYGDYLENAQGEDVVAGIRNTLALSDLERINKPVYDELRAIMRKLETHYRDMCDIEFTIERGKLWMLQTRVGKRTAAAAFRIATQLLGEKLITRDEALGRVTGDQLTQLMFPQFDAKADKDLIARGMAASPGAAVGKIAFNNAQAVEAASEGVKTVLVRRETNPDDLPGMVAAEGVLTARGGKTSHAAVVARGMGKTCVCGAESLVIDEAAGTVTIGDLVLTADDTIAIDGQTGEIFRGEVAVTDSPVTTYLAEGLKAGLAAAGEDAGTRELVEAVDKLLSHADKVRRLRVRANADTPLDSKRAIAFGAEGIGLCRTEHMFLGERRPLVERAILSAPESDERQAAFDELEKLQKQDFLEMLEVMDGKSMTVRLIDPPLHEFMPALIELETKVAVGKATGTLDPADEAMLVEVRRMHEQNPMLGLRGVRLGIYLPGLFALQMRALCEAAAQLVGRGLDPRPEIMVPLVGSVRELQLVREEAEGIIASVAAARGVDLSGVSIGAMIELPRAAMTAEDLAEEADFFSFGTNDLTQTVWGFSRDDVEGVFFPQYIEAGIFGVSPFESIDVHGVGTLVSEGVRRARSTKPNIKLGVCGEHGGDPASIHFFHGVGLDYVSCSPFRVPVARLEAGRAAVEDHVDMTA encoded by the coding sequence ATGGTCAAGTATGTGTACGACTTCTCCGAGGGCGACAAGTCCATGAAGGACCTCCTCGGAGGAAAGGGAGCGAACCTCGCCGAGATGACGAAGCTCGGCCTGCCCGTTCCCCCCGGCTTCACGATCACCACCGAGGCGTGCCGCGCATACCTCAAGGAATCGACCGTCCCCGAATCGCTTGCCACCGAGGTCACCCGCGCGCTGCGCGGCGTCGAAGACCAGATGGGCCGCCACCTCGGCGACCCCACCGACCCGCTCCTCGTCTCCGTGCGAAGCGGCGCCAAGTTCTCCATGCCCGGCATGATGGAAACCGTCCTCAACATCGGCCTCAACGATGAGTCCGTTCTCGGCCTCGCGGCCGTTAGCGGTAACGAGCGCTTCGCGTGGGACTCCTACCGCCGCCTCATCCAGATGTTCGGCAAGACCGTCCTCGACATCGACGGCGACCTCTTCTCCGACGCCCTCGACGCCCTCAAGGCCGAGCGCGGCGTCAAGGGCGACACCGAGCTGACTGCCGAGGATCTCAAGGGCCTCGTCGACACCTTCAAGGGCATCGTCAAGGAGCAGACCGGCAACGACTTCCCCCAGGACCCCCGCACCCAGATGGACATGGGCATCGAAGCCGTCTTCCGCTCCTGGAACACCGAGCGCGCCCGCATCTACCGCCGCCGCGAGCGCATCCCCCACGACCTGGGCACCGCCGTCAACATCTGCACCATGGTATTCGGCAACATGGGCGAAAACTCCGGCACCGGCGTGTGCTTCACCCGCGACCCCTCCTCCGGCCACTCCGGCGTCTACGGCGACTACCTGGAGAACGCCCAGGGCGAAGACGTCGTCGCCGGCATCCGCAACACGCTGGCCCTGTCCGACCTCGAGCGCATCAACAAGCCCGTCTACGACGAGCTGCGCGCCATCATGCGCAAGCTCGAGACCCACTACCGCGACATGTGCGACATCGAGTTCACGATTGAGCGCGGCAAGCTGTGGATGCTCCAGACCCGCGTCGGCAAGCGCACCGCCGCCGCCGCGTTCCGCATCGCCACCCAGCTCCTCGGCGAAAAGCTCATCACCCGCGACGAGGCCCTGGGCCGCGTCACCGGCGACCAGCTCACCCAGCTGATGTTCCCCCAGTTCGACGCGAAGGCCGACAAGGACCTCATCGCTCGCGGCATGGCCGCCTCCCCGGGTGCCGCCGTCGGCAAGATCGCCTTCAACAACGCGCAGGCTGTCGAGGCCGCCAGCGAAGGCGTCAAGACCGTCCTCGTGCGCCGCGAAACCAACCCCGACGACCTGCCCGGCATGGTCGCCGCCGAAGGCGTCCTCACCGCGCGCGGCGGTAAGACCTCGCACGCCGCCGTCGTCGCCCGCGGCATGGGCAAGACCTGCGTGTGTGGCGCCGAGTCCCTCGTCATCGACGAAGCTGCCGGCACCGTCACCATCGGTGACCTCGTCCTGACCGCCGACGACACCATCGCCATCGACGGCCAGACCGGCGAAATCTTCCGCGGCGAGGTCGCCGTCACCGACTCGCCCGTCACCACCTACCTTGCCGAGGGCCTCAAGGCCGGCCTCGCCGCCGCCGGCGAGGATGCGGGCACCCGCGAGCTCGTCGAGGCCGTCGACAAGCTCCTGTCCCACGCCGACAAGGTCCGCCGCCTGCGCGTGCGCGCCAACGCCGACACCCCCCTCGACTCCAAGCGCGCCATCGCCTTCGGCGCCGAGGGCATCGGCCTGTGCCGCACCGAGCACATGTTCCTGGGCGAGCGCCGCCCGCTCGTCGAGCGCGCCATCCTCTCCGCCCCCGAGTCCGACGAGCGCCAGGCCGCCTTCGACGAGCTCGAGAAGCTGCAGAAGCAGGACTTCCTCGAGATGCTCGAGGTCATGGACGGCAAGTCGATGACCGTGCGCCTCATCGACCCGCCGCTCCACGAGTTCATGCCCGCCCTCATCGAGCTGGAGACCAAGGTCGCCGTCGGCAAGGCCACCGGCACCCTCGACCCTGCCGACGAGGCCATGCTCGTCGAGGTTCGCCGCATGCACGAGCAGAACCCCATGCTGGGCCTGCGCGGCGTGCGCCTGGGCATCTACCTGCCCGGCCTGTTCGCCCTGCAGATGCGCGCCCTGTGCGAGGCGGCCGCGCAGCTCGTGGGCCGCGGCCTCGACCCGCGCCCCGAGATCATGGTCCCGCTCGTCGGCTCCGTGCGTGAACTCCAGCTCGTGCGCGAAGAGGCCGAAGGCATCATCGCCTCCGTCGCCGCCGCCCGCGGCGTCGACCTGTCCGGCGTCTCCATCGGCGCCATGATCGAGCTGCCGCGCGCCGCCATGACGGCCGAGGACCTCGCCGAGGAAGCCGACTTCTTCTCCTTCGGCACCAACGACCTGACGCAGACCGTGTGGGGCTTCTCGCGCGACGACGTCGAAGGCGTGTTCTTCCCGCAGTACATCGAGGCCGGCATCTTCGGCGTTTCCCCCTTCGAGTCCATCGACGTCCACGGCGTGGGCACCCTGGTCTCCGAGGGCGTGCGCCGCGCCCGCTCCACCAAGCCGAACATCAAGCTCGGCGTGTGCGGCGAGCACGGTGGCGACCCGGCGTCGATCCACTTCTTCCACGGCGTGGGCCTGGACTACGTGTCCTGCTCCCCGTTCCGCGTCCCCGTCGCACGCCTCGAGGCTGGCCGCGCCGCGGTCGAGGACCACGTGGACATGACCGCCTGA